Proteins encoded within one genomic window of Jiangella mangrovi:
- a CDS encoding FAD-linked oxidase C-terminal domain-containing protein — protein sequence MTSVIDLDALRAAVGSAQVSERIADRARMAHDASHYLLTPAAVVTPSSVPEVAALLATAHRDGVPLTFRSGGTSLSGQAGTDAVLVDTRRHFGGVTVLDDGARVRAEPGAVVRRVNAALAPYRRRLGPDPASEAACTVGGVVANNSSGMTSSTTATAYRTLAGLELVLPSGTYLDTAAPEADGRLAALEPALHAGLARLRDRLRADTVLRGRIEHQFSMKNTMGYGLNAFLDHDTPADILAHLVVGSEGTLAFVASATFDTLPVLPHVATALLVFDGIDAAVDALPALVGAGAVAVELMDATSLRVAAADPGAPAVIRSLRIEQHTALLVEVAAASDVELAAMAAGVGAVVDRLPLSVPGGLSSDAGERAAAWHVRKDLYATVAGARPQGTTALLEDIVVPAASLGPAVRDLQTLFDRYAYGDAVIFGHARDANLHFMITPRLDDPRELDAYAAFTEDLVDLVLGADGSLKAEHGTGRIMAPYVRRQYGEELYAVMREVKALCDPRGVLAPGVVLDEDSQAHLRHLKTVPPVDPALDTCVDCGYCEPVCPSRGVTTTPRQRIALLREIAVAPPAVRAELEKEYEYLAVQTCAADSLCVTACPVKIDTGQAMKARRADGLGPVAQKAGSVAARHWGVGVGAARAGLRVASALPDSVVSGASSLARAVLGTEWIPSADGGLPGPGRPRPSVSVGAGPSSAAEVVFFPACIGALFAPEGDGEGATAAFLALAKRAGVAVAIAARTPSLCCGTPWSSKGLKAGAAVMAQQVFDALWPLTAGGSLPVVADASSCSHGLAGLASLLPSPDAERWARVRVVDVVSFVRAEVLPRLGPVAPDRLIDRLVLHPTCASVHLGEVDDLVALGSAVAREAVVPSNWGCCGFAGDRGLLHPELTRAATEAEAGTVAAAGEADQYASCNRTCELGMTRATGRPYRHVLELLEEATRPKRNSGK from the coding sequence GTGACCTCCGTCATCGACCTCGACGCACTGCGTGCCGCGGTGGGATCCGCCCAGGTCAGCGAGCGCATCGCCGACCGAGCGCGGATGGCCCACGACGCCTCGCACTATCTGCTCACGCCGGCCGCGGTGGTGACGCCGTCGTCCGTGCCCGAGGTGGCCGCGCTGCTCGCGACCGCGCACCGCGACGGTGTGCCGCTGACGTTCCGCTCGGGCGGGACCAGCCTGTCCGGGCAGGCCGGCACCGACGCCGTCCTCGTCGACACCCGCCGGCACTTCGGTGGCGTGACGGTGCTCGACGACGGCGCGCGGGTGCGGGCCGAGCCGGGCGCCGTCGTGCGCCGGGTCAACGCCGCGCTGGCGCCGTATCGCCGCCGGCTCGGGCCCGACCCGGCCAGCGAGGCCGCCTGCACGGTGGGCGGCGTGGTCGCGAACAACTCCTCCGGCATGACCAGCTCGACGACGGCGACGGCGTACCGCACGCTGGCCGGGCTCGAGCTGGTGCTGCCCAGCGGGACCTACCTCGACACCGCAGCGCCCGAGGCCGACGGGCGCCTGGCGGCGCTGGAACCGGCGCTGCACGCGGGACTGGCGCGGTTGCGTGACCGGCTGCGTGCCGACACCGTGCTGCGCGGGCGCATCGAGCACCAGTTCTCGATGAAGAACACCATGGGCTACGGCCTCAACGCCTTCCTCGACCACGACACCCCGGCCGACATCCTGGCCCACCTGGTGGTCGGGTCCGAGGGGACGCTGGCGTTCGTCGCGTCGGCGACGTTCGACACGCTGCCGGTGCTGCCGCACGTCGCGACGGCACTGCTGGTGTTCGACGGCATCGACGCCGCCGTCGACGCGCTGCCCGCGCTGGTCGGGGCCGGAGCGGTCGCCGTCGAGCTGATGGACGCGACGTCGCTGCGGGTGGCCGCCGCCGACCCGGGTGCGCCCGCGGTCATCCGGTCGCTGCGCATCGAGCAGCACACGGCGCTGCTGGTCGAGGTGGCGGCGGCGTCCGATGTGGAGCTGGCGGCGATGGCGGCCGGCGTCGGCGCCGTCGTCGACCGGCTGCCGCTCAGCGTGCCGGGCGGCCTGTCCTCCGACGCGGGCGAGCGGGCCGCCGCCTGGCACGTGCGCAAGGACCTGTACGCGACGGTGGCCGGTGCCAGGCCGCAGGGGACGACGGCGCTGCTCGAGGACATCGTCGTGCCGGCTGCGTCCCTGGGGCCGGCCGTGCGCGACCTGCAGACGCTGTTCGACCGGTACGCCTACGGCGACGCCGTCATCTTCGGGCACGCGCGCGACGCGAACCTGCACTTCATGATCACGCCGCGGCTCGACGACCCGCGCGAGCTGGACGCCTACGCCGCCTTCACCGAGGACCTCGTCGACCTCGTACTCGGCGCCGACGGCTCGCTCAAGGCCGAGCACGGCACCGGGCGCATCATGGCGCCGTACGTCCGCCGGCAGTACGGCGAGGAGCTGTACGCCGTCATGCGCGAGGTGAAGGCGCTGTGCGACCCGCGCGGCGTGCTGGCGCCCGGGGTCGTGCTCGACGAGGACTCGCAGGCGCACCTGCGCCACCTCAAGACCGTGCCGCCGGTCGACCCCGCGCTCGACACCTGTGTCGACTGCGGCTACTGCGAGCCGGTGTGCCCGTCGCGCGGGGTCACGACGACGCCGCGACAGCGGATCGCGCTGCTGCGCGAGATCGCGGTGGCGCCGCCCGCGGTGCGCGCGGAGCTGGAGAAGGAGTACGAGTACCTCGCCGTGCAGACCTGCGCGGCGGACTCGCTCTGCGTCACCGCGTGCCCCGTGAAGATCGACACCGGGCAGGCGATGAAGGCCCGGCGGGCCGACGGGTTGGGGCCGGTGGCGCAGAAGGCCGGCTCCGTCGCCGCTCGGCACTGGGGTGTCGGCGTGGGTGCGGCGCGGGCCGGGCTTCGGGTCGCCTCGGCGCTGCCCGACTCCGTGGTGTCCGGGGCGTCGTCGCTGGCCAGGGCCGTGCTGGGGACGGAGTGGATCCCGTCGGCGGACGGTGGGCTGCCGGGGCCGGGCCGGCCCCGACCGTCGGTGTCCGTGGGCGCCGGCCCGTCGTCGGCGGCCGAGGTGGTGTTCTTCCCGGCCTGCATCGGGGCGCTGTTCGCGCCCGAGGGCGACGGCGAGGGCGCGACCGCGGCGTTCCTGGCGTTGGCGAAGCGGGCCGGCGTGGCGGTGGCCATCGCCGCCCGGACGCCGTCGCTGTGCTGCGGCACCCCGTGGTCGTCGAAAGGGCTGAAGGCAGGCGCGGCGGTCATGGCGCAGCAGGTGTTCGACGCGCTCTGGCCGCTGACCGCCGGCGGCTCGCTGCCGGTCGTCGCCGACGCCTCGTCCTGCTCGCACGGACTGGCCGGGCTGGCGTCGCTCCTGCCGTCGCCGGACGCGGAACGGTGGGCGCGGGTGCGCGTGGTGGACGTGGTCTCGTTCGTGCGGGCGGAGGTGCTGCCGCGGCTCGGGCCGGTGGCTCCGGACCGGCTGATCGATCGGCTGGTGCTGCACCCGACGTGCGCCAGCGTCCACCTCGGTGAGGTCGACGACCTCGTGGCGCTGGGCAGCGCCGTCGCGCGCGAGGCCGTCGTGCCCTCGAACTGGGGCTGCTGCGGCTTCGCCGGCGACCGCGGACTGCTGCACCCCGAGCTCACCCGCGCCGCCACGGAGGCCGAAGCCGGCACCGTCGCCGCCGCCGGGGAGGCCGACCAGTACGCCTCCTGCAACCGCACGTGCGAGCTGGGGATGACGCGGGCGACGGGCAGGCCCTACCGCCACGTCCTCGAGCTGCTCGAGGAAGCGACCCGCCCGAAGCGCAACTCGGGGAAGTGA
- a CDS encoding four-carbon acid sugar kinase family protein has protein sequence MTAAGFYGDDFTGSVDALVQFRRAGCDGVLVTSADGVKGALGGDPDVVGIAGVARSLPTAELEAEVRPALVLLRDLRVPVVQYKACSTADSSPSVGSLGRVLEIARDVFGPATVPALFAQPDFGRYTVFGHHFARDGERVYRLDRQPTMSTHPVTPMTESDLARHLGAQTALPVGSLPWTAYEAGADAVARFWQESDDAAVVCDGFTDEHLELIGRAVLAGDSPFVLGAGGLSLGIGRALGRAATPPPTSTTPSPGPTLVLSGSGSPRTAAQVVAAERAGWTTVHLLTPGAVDEAVALHAAGDDVVVHTTRPATPGTGTATSSEIEERLARIGAACLARDPRTRLIVCGGDTSGNVLRRLGADSLAVAALPWGNVALCHASGAPFDRPVEVVLKGGQQGHDDLFDDVRTARPRRL, from the coding sequence ATGACCGCGGCCGGCTTCTACGGCGACGACTTCACCGGCTCTGTCGACGCGCTGGTCCAGTTCCGCCGGGCCGGGTGCGACGGCGTCCTGGTGACCTCGGCCGACGGCGTGAAAGGCGCGCTGGGCGGGGACCCGGACGTGGTGGGCATCGCAGGTGTCGCGCGGTCTCTGCCGACGGCTGAGCTGGAGGCCGAGGTGCGGCCCGCGCTCGTGCTGCTGCGCGACCTGCGCGTCCCGGTCGTGCAGTACAAGGCCTGCTCGACGGCGGACTCCTCGCCGTCCGTGGGGAGCCTGGGCCGGGTCCTCGAGATCGCCCGCGACGTGTTCGGCCCGGCGACCGTCCCGGCGCTGTTCGCCCAGCCCGACTTCGGCCGCTACACCGTCTTCGGCCACCACTTCGCCCGCGACGGCGAGCGGGTATACCGGCTGGACCGGCAGCCGACCATGTCGACCCATCCGGTGACGCCGATGACGGAGTCCGACCTCGCCCGGCACCTCGGCGCGCAGACGGCGCTGCCGGTCGGGTCGCTGCCCTGGACCGCGTACGAGGCCGGAGCGGACGCCGTCGCCCGCTTCTGGCAGGAGAGCGACGATGCCGCCGTCGTCTGCGACGGGTTCACCGACGAGCATCTCGAGCTGATCGGCCGGGCCGTCCTCGCGGGCGACTCCCCGTTCGTGCTCGGCGCCGGCGGACTGAGCCTCGGCATCGGCCGGGCGCTCGGCCGCGCGGCCACGCCCCCACCCACGAGCACGACGCCGTCGCCCGGTCCCACGCTGGTGCTGAGCGGCAGCGGCTCGCCGCGCACGGCCGCGCAGGTGGTGGCGGCCGAGCGGGCCGGCTGGACGACCGTCCACCTGCTCACGCCCGGCGCCGTCGACGAGGCCGTCGCCCTGCACGCCGCCGGAGACGACGTCGTCGTGCACACCACCCGGCCCGCGACGCCCGGCACGGGAACGGCCACCAGCAGCGAGATCGAGGAGCGGCTGGCCCGCATCGGCGCCGCCTGCCTGGCCCGCGACCCGCGCACCCGGCTGATCGTCTGCGGCGGCGACACCTCCGGCAACGTGCTGCGCCGGCTCGGCGCCGACTCCCTGGCGGTCGCCGCGCTGCCCTGGGGCAACGTCGCCCTCTGCCACGCGAGCGGAGCCCCGTTCGACCGGCCCGTCGAGGTCGTCCTCAAGGGCGGCCAGCAGGGCCACGACGACCTGTTCGACGACGTCCGCACCGCCCGGCCCCGACGACTCTGA
- a CDS encoding RuBisCO large subunit C-terminal-like domain-containing protein: protein MTVNVLATYEIATALPLEKAAAVIAGEQSSGTFVAVARETGELKARHAATVRSIEELPLSGRPPLPGAVGDWSAARRSRIVVEFPVVNFGPSVPNLLAAVAGNLFELRELGELRLVDLDVPDVFGSVYAGPAFGVDGTKRLVGKSGDRGPLIGTIVKPSIGLGPEELAELVEELALAGIDFIKDDELQGNPPGFPLAERVSVVMDVLKRTADRTGVMPMYAFNITDDISNLARNHDLVRAAGGSCVMIVINSVGFAGVQYLRERSELPIHGHRAMFGAFARSPQLGIAFRVFQKLARLVGVDHLHTNGIANKFYETDDEVVASITDVRAPLLGGYHVVPVLSSGQTPAIADVTYARVGDPGDLLVLAGGGIHAHPGGSGAGVTAMRDAWDAAVTGEALADRAERSPALAASLAQFGARP, encoded by the coding sequence GTGACGGTGAACGTCCTGGCGACGTACGAGATCGCGACCGCGCTCCCCCTGGAGAAGGCGGCCGCCGTCATCGCCGGCGAGCAGTCCAGCGGCACGTTCGTCGCCGTGGCGCGCGAGACCGGTGAGCTGAAGGCCCGGCACGCCGCCACCGTCCGGTCCATCGAGGAGCTGCCGCTCAGCGGCCGCCCGCCGCTCCCCGGCGCCGTCGGCGACTGGTCCGCGGCCCGCCGCTCCCGCATCGTCGTCGAGTTCCCGGTCGTCAACTTCGGCCCGTCGGTGCCCAACCTGCTCGCCGCCGTCGCCGGCAACCTGTTCGAGCTGCGCGAGCTGGGCGAGCTGCGGCTGGTCGACCTCGACGTCCCCGACGTCTTCGGCTCCGTCTACGCCGGCCCGGCCTTCGGTGTCGACGGCACCAAGCGGCTCGTCGGCAAGAGCGGCGACCGGGGTCCGCTCATCGGCACCATCGTCAAGCCGAGCATCGGCCTCGGCCCCGAGGAACTGGCCGAGCTGGTCGAGGAGCTGGCGCTGGCCGGCATCGACTTCATCAAGGACGATGAGCTGCAGGGCAACCCGCCGGGGTTCCCGCTGGCCGAGCGGGTCAGCGTCGTCATGGACGTGCTCAAGCGCACCGCCGACCGCACCGGCGTCATGCCGATGTACGCGTTCAACATCACCGACGACATCTCGAACCTCGCCCGCAACCACGACCTCGTCCGGGCCGCGGGCGGTAGCTGCGTCATGATCGTCATCAACTCCGTCGGCTTCGCCGGGGTGCAGTACCTGCGCGAGCGGTCCGAGCTGCCCATCCACGGGCACCGGGCGATGTTCGGCGCGTTCGCCCGGTCGCCGCAGCTGGGCATCGCGTTCCGAGTGTTCCAGAAGCTGGCCCGCCTCGTCGGCGTCGACCACCTGCACACCAACGGCATCGCGAACAAGTTCTACGAGACCGACGACGAGGTCGTCGCGTCCATCACCGACGTGCGCGCCCCACTGCTCGGCGGCTACCACGTCGTGCCGGTGCTCTCGTCGGGCCAGACGCCGGCCATCGCCGACGTCACGTACGCGCGGGTCGGCGACCCCGGCGACCTGCTGGTGCTGGCCGGCGGCGGCATCCACGCGCACCCGGGCGGCTCCGGCGCCGGGGTCACGGCCATGCGCGACGCGTGGGACGCCGCGGTCACCGGCGAGGCGCTGGCCGACCGGGCCGAGCGCTCCCCCGCGCTGGCGGCGTCGCTCGCCCAGTTCGGGGCGAGGCCATGA
- a CDS encoding glycoside hydrolase family 127 protein: MLTDTSSSPFATMTSLRPRSAAITGGGPLARLRDQALAVTIPTMGEIMFDADIAHAYENFLVAAGEVEGTHVGPPFMDGDLYKWLEAAVVVDGEAGGESPFSDWIRRAAKAIAAAQQDDGYVHTKTTISERTGGDLRPLQRRMDFETYNFGHLMTLACVHHRMTGDDAYLTLATNVAGYLRSVLDADPATLADCNICPSHYMGLVEVYRATGDRQYLDLAGALLDLHGGKGREGSDDNQDVLPVRDQRKAVGHSVRANYLYAGMADYVLETGDAEMRTALESMWDDLVGTKIYLTGGCGALYDGASPDGAQDFWSVTRVHQAYGRAYQLPHTTAYNESCASLGLIMWAWRMLALTGDAKYADEIERVLYNALPAMIGLDGKTYFYTNPLRQVRALPYALRRAGNPTDSTPPPSEQRVRQEFMTACFCCPPNVARFIAELPYYVASQGERDLWVHQYVAGTVTARLDGVDVTVEQTTEYPAEGTVRLDVRASAPVSGAIRVRIPGWAPGARVSVDGEPADAVEHGYAVIDRTWTANTIVVELPIRPRLVAAHHFVEEATNQVAVARGPVVYCVETADLPAGTGIETVYLPRDAVLTERAGDGQFAGHVLLEGRAATIPVSVPDGRLFADLGDTAPRPVDVTLVPYAVWGNRGPGEMSVWLPLLH; this comes from the coding sequence ATGCTCACCGACACCAGCAGCAGTCCCTTCGCGACGATGACCTCGCTCCGGCCGCGGTCGGCGGCGATCACCGGCGGCGGCCCGCTCGCCCGGCTGCGCGACCAGGCGCTCGCCGTCACGATCCCGACCATGGGCGAGATCATGTTCGACGCGGACATCGCCCACGCCTACGAGAACTTCCTCGTGGCCGCGGGCGAGGTCGAGGGCACGCACGTCGGCCCGCCGTTCATGGACGGCGACCTCTACAAGTGGCTCGAGGCGGCGGTCGTGGTCGACGGCGAGGCCGGCGGCGAGTCGCCGTTCTCGGACTGGATCCGCCGGGCCGCGAAGGCGATCGCCGCCGCCCAGCAGGACGACGGCTACGTCCATACGAAGACCACGATCTCCGAGCGCACCGGCGGCGACCTGCGCCCGCTGCAGCGGCGGATGGACTTCGAGACCTACAACTTCGGCCACCTCATGACGCTGGCCTGCGTCCACCACCGGATGACCGGCGACGACGCCTACCTGACGCTGGCGACCAACGTGGCCGGCTACCTGCGCTCGGTGCTCGACGCCGACCCCGCGACGCTCGCCGACTGCAACATCTGCCCGTCGCACTACATGGGCCTGGTCGAGGTCTACCGCGCCACCGGTGACCGGCAGTACCTCGACCTCGCCGGTGCGCTGCTGGACCTGCACGGCGGCAAGGGCCGCGAGGGCAGCGACGACAACCAGGACGTGCTGCCGGTGCGCGACCAGCGCAAGGCCGTCGGCCACTCCGTCCGGGCCAACTACCTGTACGCGGGCATGGCCGACTACGTCCTCGAGACCGGCGACGCCGAGATGCGCACCGCCCTGGAAAGCATGTGGGACGACCTCGTCGGCACGAAGATCTACCTCACGGGCGGGTGCGGGGCGCTGTACGACGGCGCCTCCCCCGACGGCGCGCAGGACTTCTGGTCCGTCACCCGCGTGCACCAGGCCTACGGCCGCGCCTACCAGCTGCCGCACACGACGGCGTACAACGAGTCGTGCGCGTCGCTGGGCCTCATCATGTGGGCCTGGCGGATGCTCGCGCTCACCGGCGACGCGAAGTACGCCGACGAGATCGAGCGGGTCCTCTACAACGCCCTGCCGGCCATGATCGGCCTGGACGGCAAGACGTACTTCTACACCAACCCGCTGCGCCAGGTCCGCGCGCTGCCGTACGCGCTGCGCCGGGCCGGCAACCCCACCGACAGCACGCCGCCGCCGTCGGAGCAGCGGGTCCGCCAGGAGTTCATGACGGCATGCTTCTGCTGTCCGCCGAACGTGGCCCGGTTCATCGCCGAGCTGCCCTACTACGTCGCCTCGCAGGGCGAGCGGGACCTGTGGGTGCACCAATACGTCGCCGGCACCGTCACCGCGCGGCTCGACGGCGTCGACGTGACCGTCGAGCAGACCACGGAGTACCCGGCCGAGGGGACGGTGCGCCTCGACGTCCGCGCGTCGGCGCCGGTGAGCGGGGCGATCCGGGTGCGGATCCCCGGCTGGGCGCCCGGCGCCCGGGTGAGCGTCGACGGCGAGCCCGCCGACGCCGTCGAGCACGGGTACGCCGTCATCGACCGCACGTGGACCGCGAACACCATCGTGGTCGAGCTGCCGATCCGGCCCCGCCTGGTCGCGGCGCACCACTTCGTGGAAGAGGCGACCAACCAGGTCGCCGTCGCCCGCGGGCCGGTCGTCTACTGCGTCGAGACCGCCGACCTTCCCGCCGGCACCGGCATCGAGACGGTGTACCTGCCCCGCGACGCCGTTCTGACCGAGCGGGCCGGCGACGGGCAGTTCGCCGGGCACGTGCTGCTCGAGGGCCGGGCGGCGACGATCCCGGTCTCCGTCCCCGACGGGCGGCTCTTCGCCGACCTCGGCGACACCGCGCCTCGACCCGTCGACGTCACGCTCGTCCCGTACGCCGTCTGGGGGAACCGCGGCCCCGGCGAGATGTCCGTCTGGCTCCCGCTCCTGCACTGA
- a CDS encoding ABC transporter substrate-binding protein, with amino-acid sequence MTSTHLSRRSFLGATVAGGLGLALSGCGFGRQEQAAEGESTLSVWDSFTTEPVNTSFDAINEAFSAANDGVTVDRNIVQYDQLTALAKTAMASGDGPDLVYYSVGKGNAGILVDAGLLAPLDDIAEQAGWTSSIAPFALREATFDGVLYGLPNESEVSGWWYNKSLLDQHGLTIPETLDDLLALTETAKGLGIVPVAYGQGDFYTSFWLFSQVACNIMQSDALGKLVYENDGAWNSPEMVQAIQTVFVDWNQAGVFGENVNALKAQDATDLWTGEQAFLLVNGSWATGTHAEALPDRELGMMPLPSLNGEHRVYSAGSGGAFWLSASANEPEVAQDFLEYVFSDDALAIWVEQAQLVPPVQFDSSAYDTNELQQRIATAASGDGDPEKNLGYQVNHGLAAAPFLNMMTEGFQAIIAGDKTPQQQADDLQAAWEEGL; translated from the coding sequence ATGACCAGCACCCACCTCTCGCGGCGCTCCTTCCTCGGCGCCACCGTGGCCGGCGGCCTCGGCCTCGCCCTCAGCGGCTGCGGCTTCGGCCGGCAGGAGCAGGCCGCCGAAGGCGAGTCGACGCTGTCCGTCTGGGACTCGTTCACCACCGAGCCCGTGAACACCTCGTTCGACGCGATCAACGAGGCCTTCTCGGCGGCCAACGACGGCGTCACCGTCGACCGCAACATCGTCCAGTACGACCAGCTCACCGCGCTGGCGAAGACGGCCATGGCGTCCGGCGACGGCCCCGACCTCGTCTACTACTCCGTCGGCAAGGGCAACGCCGGCATCCTCGTCGACGCCGGGCTGCTGGCGCCGCTCGACGACATCGCGGAGCAGGCCGGCTGGACATCGTCGATCGCGCCGTTCGCGCTGCGCGAGGCCACGTTCGACGGCGTCCTCTACGGCCTGCCGAACGAGTCCGAGGTCAGCGGCTGGTGGTACAACAAGTCGCTGCTCGACCAGCACGGCCTGACGATCCCCGAGACCCTCGACGACCTACTGGCGCTGACCGAGACCGCGAAGGGCCTGGGCATCGTCCCCGTGGCCTACGGGCAGGGCGACTTCTACACGTCGTTCTGGCTGTTCTCGCAGGTCGCGTGCAACATCATGCAGAGCGACGCGCTGGGCAAGCTGGTCTATGAGAACGACGGCGCCTGGAACAGCCCCGAGATGGTCCAGGCCATCCAGACCGTGTTCGTCGACTGGAACCAGGCCGGCGTGTTCGGCGAGAACGTCAACGCGCTGAAGGCCCAGGACGCCACCGACCTGTGGACCGGCGAGCAGGCGTTCCTGCTGGTCAACGGCTCGTGGGCGACGGGGACGCATGCGGAGGCGCTGCCCGACCGCGAGCTCGGCATGATGCCGCTGCCGTCGCTGAACGGCGAGCACCGCGTCTACTCCGCCGGCAGCGGCGGCGCGTTCTGGCTGTCGGCCAGCGCCAACGAGCCGGAGGTCGCGCAGGACTTCCTCGAGTACGTGTTCAGCGACGACGCGCTGGCGATCTGGGTCGAGCAGGCCCAGCTGGTGCCGCCGGTGCAGTTCGACTCGTCGGCCTACGACACCAACGAGCTGCAGCAGCGCATCGCCACCGCCGCGTCGGGCGACGGCGACCCCGAGAAGAACCTCGGCTACCAGGTCAACCACGGCCTCGCCGCGGCGCCGTTCCTCAACATGATGACCGAGGGCTTCCAGGCCATCATCGCCGGCGACAAGACGCCGCAGCAGCAGGCCGACGACCTCCAGGCGGCCTGGGAGGAGGGCTTGTGA
- a CDS encoding ABC transporter permease subunit, with product MSRTAAPPAAPPAARPPAAGGRPGRRRWSPRAWSPAARLAAAFLIPAVVLYLVFVLVPLVQSVWLSLHEWDGVNPVKTFVGLANYADLLDDRLFGVSVRNTLLWVGLGTAASLAVSLGLALLAWGTGRGFAVFRTLYFMPQVLPTVVVGIVWGWIYHPSFGVLNRILDAVGLDSLQRGWLGDPDVAVYAILAASVWASIGLSFVIFSAALNNVSAELLDAAKVDGANAVQRFRHVIVPQLSHAVTLVTSLLLIHNFQAFDMVWVMTRGGPQNSTQLIATYTYQNAFADNQVGYGAALSVVLTMICLIVTVVFVRLRERTSEV from the coding sequence GTGAGCAGGACCGCCGCGCCACCGGCGGCCCCGCCCGCGGCGCGTCCACCGGCCGCGGGCGGGCGGCCCGGGCGACGCCGCTGGTCGCCGCGGGCGTGGAGCCCGGCGGCCCGGCTGGCCGCGGCGTTCCTCATCCCGGCGGTCGTGCTGTACCTGGTGTTCGTGCTGGTCCCGCTCGTGCAGTCGGTCTGGCTGTCGCTGCACGAGTGGGACGGCGTCAACCCGGTCAAGACGTTCGTCGGGCTGGCCAATTACGCCGACCTGCTCGACGACCGGCTGTTCGGCGTCAGCGTCCGCAACACCCTGCTCTGGGTGGGGCTGGGGACGGCGGCGTCGCTGGCGGTCTCGCTGGGGCTGGCGCTGCTGGCCTGGGGCACGGGCCGCGGGTTCGCCGTGTTCCGGACGCTCTACTTCATGCCGCAGGTGCTGCCGACCGTCGTCGTCGGCATCGTGTGGGGCTGGATCTACCATCCCAGCTTCGGCGTGCTCAACCGGATCCTCGACGCCGTCGGGCTGGACTCGCTGCAGCGCGGCTGGCTGGGCGACCCGGACGTCGCCGTGTACGCGATCCTGGCCGCGTCGGTGTGGGCGTCGATCGGGCTCTCGTTCGTCATCTTCTCCGCGGCGCTCAACAACGTGTCGGCGGAGCTGCTCGACGCCGCGAAGGTCGACGGCGCCAACGCGGTCCAGCGCTTCCGCCACGTCATCGTGCCGCAGCTGTCGCACGCCGTGACGCTGGTGACGTCGCTGCTGCTCATCCACAACTTCCAGGCCTTCGACATGGTGTGGGTGATGACCCGCGGCGGGCCGCAGAACAGCACCCAGCTGATCGCGACGTACACGTACCAGAACGCGTTCGCCGACAACCAGGTCGGCTACGGCGCCGCGCTGTCGGTGGTGCTGACGATGATCTGCCTGATCGTGACCGTGGTCTTCGTGCGGCTGCGCGAGCGAACGAGCGAGGTGTGA
- a CDS encoding aspartate/glutamate racemase family protein codes for MTRISFLHTGAVVIPVFAELAATHLPGVEVQHLLDDKIVADLGADPEGRDVAGRLSALGRTAVAAGSEALVFSCSSISGFAVALQQELGIPVLRIDEAMADRAVEAGRSVAVVATLPTTLAPTAALLRERAALLGVEIDLDEVLVEGAFAAVSSGDRATHDSLVAAAVLAQTARHDVVVLAQASMAGAAAGLDTGGVPVLTSPELGVRRVAETLHLAPRA; via the coding sequence ATGACGCGGATCTCGTTCCTGCACACCGGGGCCGTCGTGATCCCGGTGTTCGCCGAGCTGGCGGCCACCCACCTGCCCGGCGTCGAGGTCCAGCACCTGCTGGACGACAAGATCGTCGCGGACCTCGGCGCCGATCCCGAGGGCCGCGACGTCGCCGGCCGGCTGAGCGCGCTCGGGCGGACGGCGGTCGCCGCCGGCTCCGAGGCGCTGGTGTTCTCGTGCTCCTCGATCTCCGGCTTCGCCGTGGCGCTCCAGCAGGAGCTGGGCATCCCGGTGCTGCGGATCGACGAGGCCATGGCCGACCGCGCCGTCGAGGCCGGCCGGTCCGTCGCCGTCGTCGCGACCCTGCCGACCACCCTCGCCCCGACCGCCGCGCTGCTGCGCGAGCGGGCGGCGCTCCTGGGCGTGGAGATCGACCTCGACGAGGTCCTGGTCGAGGGCGCGTTCGCGGCCGTCAGCTCGGGCGACCGCGCGACGCACGACTCCCTCGTCGCCGCGGCCGTCCTCGCGCAGACCGCACGTCACGACGTCGTCGTCCTCGCCCAGGCGTCCATGGCCGGTGCGGCCGCGGGCCTGGACACCGGCGGCGTCCCCGTCCTGACGAGTCCGGAGCTCGGTGTCCGGCGCGTCGCGGAAACCCTGCATCTCGCCCCCCGCGCCTGA